From the Cryptomeria japonica chromosome 2, Sugi_1.0, whole genome shotgun sequence genome, one window contains:
- the LOC131036872 gene encoding transmembrane ascorbate ferrireductase 2, with protein sequence MATPAVSFPLMLLVRLGGITVALLVLIWVMHFRGGMALISEDKNLIFNVHPTLMLIGFILLSGEGMLAYKTVPGTKSYKKAAHLVLQAVAFIMAIIGIWAAYKFHIDKGIDNFYSLHSWLGVACVILFAIQWAVGFATFWYPGGSRNARATLLPWHAFLGLYIYGLAVATAETGLLEKLTFLQGSNIIARYSSEAILVNCLGLVLALLSGCVILSTISPTNGKRDVLKQGDVLRTTDRLTGHTS encoded by the exons ATGGCGACACCGGCCGTATCATTTCCATTGATGTTGCTTGTGAGACTTGGAGGAATAACTGTGGCGTTGCTGGTGCTTATTTGGGTGATGCACTTCCGCGGAGGCATGGCCTTGATCTCTGAGGACAAGAATCTCATTTTTAAT GTTCATCCAACATTGATGCTCATTGGATTCATACTGCTCAGTGGTGAAG GCATGTTAGCATACAAGACAGTTCCAGGAACCAAAAGTTATAAAAAAGCTGCGCATCTTGTTCTGCAAGCCGTTGCATTTATCATGGCCATTATAGGAATTTGGGCAGCTTACAAGTTTcatattgataaaggaattgacAATTTTTACAGTTTACATTCATGGCTTGGTGTGGCTTGTGTCATATTATTTGCTATCCAG TGGGCTGTTGGCTTTGCAACATTTTGGTACCCAGGTGGTAGTAGAAATGCCAGAGCTACCTTGTTGCCATGGCATGCATTTCTTGGGCTTTACATTTATGGATTAGCTGTGGCAACTGCTGAAACAGGGCTCTTAGAGAAGCTTACTTTTCTGCAAGGAAGTAATATAATTGCTAGATACTCATCAGAGGCTATATTGGTAAATTGCTTAGGACTAGTATTGGCTCTGCTCAGTGGTTGCGTAATTCTATCCACAATTTCACCCACAAATGGTAAGCGTGATGTCTTGAAGCAAGGTGATGTGTTGAGGACAACAGATCGATTGACTGGCCACACAAGTTAG